In Microbulbifer celer, a single window of DNA contains:
- the cysC gene encoding adenylyl-sulfate kinase, translated as MVERKATNITWHDGDVTRGDRAAMLGHKGVTLWFTGLSGSGKSTVAVAVEKALMARGVLTYRLDGDNIRHGINSNLGFSAEDRQENIRRVGEISKLFADTGVVVLSSFISPYFEDRAMVRKMHEEGDLAFMEVFVDCSLEAAEERDPKGLYKKARAGEIRGFTGIDDPYEAPKEPELHLRTDQMTLEDEVEAVIKSLQERGIIV; from the coding sequence GTGGTAGAGCGCAAAGCAACCAATATTACCTGGCATGATGGCGATGTGACGCGCGGTGACCGTGCTGCGATGCTGGGGCACAAAGGCGTGACCCTCTGGTTCACCGGTCTTTCAGGTTCTGGTAAAAGTACCGTTGCGGTTGCCGTGGAGAAGGCGCTGATGGCGCGCGGTGTGCTGACCTACCGCCTGGATGGCGACAATATCCGTCACGGCATCAACTCCAACCTCGGCTTTTCCGCTGAAGATCGCCAGGAAAATATCCGTCGTGTGGGCGAGATTTCCAAGCTGTTTGCGGATACCGGTGTGGTGGTATTGAGCAGCTTCATCTCCCCTTACTTTGAAGATCGCGCCATGGTGCGCAAGATGCATGAAGAGGGTGATCTGGCGTTCATGGAGGTGTTCGTTGATTGCTCCCTGGAAGCGGCTGAAGAGCGCGACCCGAAAGGTCTGTACAAAAAAGCCCGCGCTGGTGAAATTCGCGGCTTTACTGGTATCGACGACCCCTACGAAGCGCCGAAAGAGCCGGAGCTGCACCTGCGGACAGATCAGATGACTCTGGAAGACGAAGTAGAGGCGGTCATCAAATCTCTGCAGGAGCGCGGTATCATCGTTTAA
- the folD gene encoding bifunctional methylenetetrahydrofolate dehydrogenase/methenyltetrahydrofolate cyclohydrolase FolD: protein MSALVLDGKALAQKTEQELSARVSALKEKSGGQTPILATILVGDDPASATYVKMKGNACRRVGMDSMQVELPSSTTTEQLLAKIDELNANANVHGILLQHPVPEQIDERACFDAIDLDKDVDGVTCLGFGRMAMGEEAYGCATPKGIMRLLEAYNIDLSGKHAVVVGRSPILGKPMAAMLLNANATVTICHSRTEDLAGHIGRADIVVGAVGRPEFIKADWIKDGAVVVDAGYHPGGVGDIELEPLKDRVAAYTPVPGGVGPMTINTLIYQSVDSGERKIG from the coding sequence ATGTCTGCACTGGTTCTGGATGGCAAGGCCCTGGCCCAGAAAACTGAACAAGAACTGTCTGCGCGGGTAAGCGCCCTCAAGGAGAAGAGCGGTGGTCAGACACCGATTCTCGCCACAATCCTGGTGGGTGACGACCCCGCCTCTGCCACCTACGTAAAGATGAAGGGCAATGCCTGCCGCCGCGTTGGCATGGACTCAATGCAGGTAGAACTCCCCTCCTCCACCACTACCGAACAGTTGCTGGCGAAGATTGACGAGCTCAACGCCAACGCGAATGTGCACGGCATCCTGCTGCAACACCCGGTACCGGAACAGATCGACGAGCGCGCCTGCTTTGACGCCATTGACCTGGATAAAGACGTCGATGGTGTGACCTGTCTCGGCTTTGGCCGCATGGCCATGGGAGAAGAAGCCTACGGCTGCGCCACCCCTAAAGGTATCATGCGCCTGCTTGAAGCCTACAACATAGACCTCTCCGGCAAACACGCGGTAGTTGTAGGCCGCAGCCCAATCCTCGGCAAGCCGATGGCAGCCATGCTGTTGAATGCCAATGCCACCGTGACTATCTGTCACTCCCGCACCGAGGACCTGGCCGGACATATCGGTCGCGCAGATATCGTGGTCGGTGCCGTGGGTCGCCCGGAATTCATCAAAGCGGACTGGATCAAAGATGGTGCGGTAGTCGTGGATGCCGGTTATCACCCCGGTGGCGTTGGCGACATCGAGCTCGAGCCGCTGAAGGATCGCGTCGCCGCGTACACGCCGGTTCCCGGGGGTGTAGGCCCCATGACCATCAATACCCTGATCTATCAATCAGTCGATTCCGGCGAGCGCAAGATTGGCTAA
- the rsuA gene encoding 16S rRNA pseudouridine(516) synthase RsuA — MANSKSPSKSLRLDKAIAQVTDLSRTDVKRAAREGRISVNNEVVTDTAKKVLESDTLYLDDEPLLEPGPRYFALNKPLGYVCATKDGEHPTVLDLLEEPNKHKLHIAGRLDIDTTGLVLITDDGQWSHRVTSPRHQCDKTYYALLAEPIEDNAVAKFAKGIWLNNEKTRTKPAKLEILFRNEVRVTISEGRYHQVKRMFAALGNRVLELHRERVGDIVLEEDLQEGEYRVLTDDEIRSISPDAA; from the coding sequence TTGGCTAATTCGAAATCACCTTCCAAGTCATTGCGGCTGGACAAGGCTATCGCCCAGGTGACTGACCTCTCACGAACGGATGTGAAAAGAGCGGCTCGCGAGGGCCGCATCTCCGTCAACAACGAGGTGGTCACCGATACGGCGAAAAAAGTGCTCGAATCCGACACCCTTTATCTGGATGACGAGCCTCTGCTGGAGCCCGGCCCGCGCTACTTCGCACTGAACAAGCCGTTGGGCTATGTCTGCGCCACTAAAGATGGCGAACATCCCACGGTCCTGGATCTGCTGGAAGAGCCGAACAAACACAAGCTGCATATTGCCGGGCGACTGGATATCGACACCACTGGCCTGGTATTGATTACCGACGACGGCCAGTGGTCGCACCGCGTTACTTCCCCCCGTCATCAGTGTGACAAAACTTACTACGCACTGCTGGCGGAACCGATCGAAGACAACGCGGTAGCGAAGTTCGCCAAGGGGATCTGGCTCAATAACGAGAAAACCCGTACCAAGCCGGCAAAGCTGGAAATCCTGTTTCGCAATGAGGTGCGCGTCACCATCAGTGAAGGCCGCTACCATCAGGTAAAACGCATGTTTGCCGCCCTCGGCAACCGTGTGCTGGAACTTCATCGCGAACGAGTTGGCGATATTGTGCTGGAAGAGGACCTGCAGGAAGGTGAGTACCGCGTGCTGACCGATGATGAGATTCGTTCTATTTCACCCGATGCGGCTTGA
- a CDS encoding methyltransferase, with protein MTTLLAQLIGDSDSDTLWIADENSKPLLQTGVTFPGLLLTNRWDIAHHATSLGVRAVFNDFDLAEPGIIYSRIVYPVSKEKAAVHHVINQAPSVLVSGGSLCLLGEKSSGIKTYAQKAAQRFATTKRFRKHGSEYLCTTALGTSHPDTPTLDDSDYQNLQQPAALHGLFSKPGLFGWNKVDTGSALLASLLAEEALEPGMRAVDLGSGYGYLSAQLAKAGGFQITATDNNAAALRACRKNFQDHNIAPPEQVIAGDAGSELNSGSADLIICNPPFHQGFQVEGDLTDRFLQQAARILAANGKALFVVNEFIPLGKKAQPYFKRATVLLREKGFCVYRLEK; from the coding sequence ATGACCACACTCCTCGCGCAGCTGATCGGCGATTCGGACTCAGATACCCTCTGGATTGCCGACGAAAACAGTAAACCGCTACTGCAGACGGGTGTCACCTTTCCCGGTCTGTTGTTGACCAATCGCTGGGATATCGCGCATCACGCGACCAGCCTCGGCGTTCGCGCGGTCTTCAATGATTTCGACCTGGCAGAGCCGGGGATAATATATTCCCGCATTGTTTACCCGGTCTCGAAAGAAAAGGCCGCGGTGCACCACGTCATCAACCAGGCGCCATCGGTATTGGTGTCAGGTGGATCACTTTGCCTGCTGGGGGAGAAAAGCAGCGGCATCAAGACCTATGCGCAAAAGGCTGCGCAACGCTTTGCCACCACAAAGCGCTTTCGCAAGCACGGCAGCGAGTACCTGTGCACCACCGCCCTCGGCACGTCACACCCGGATACACCGACGCTGGATGACAGCGACTATCAAAATCTGCAACAGCCCGCCGCACTGCACGGTCTGTTTTCAAAGCCAGGCCTGTTTGGCTGGAACAAGGTTGATACCGGCAGCGCTTTGCTCGCCTCTTTACTTGCAGAAGAAGCACTGGAGCCGGGGATGCGGGCCGTGGATCTGGGAAGTGGCTACGGCTACCTGAGCGCTCAGCTGGCCAAGGCGGGAGGCTTCCAGATTACGGCGACTGATAATAACGCCGCCGCACTGCGAGCCTGCCGAAAAAACTTCCAGGACCACAACATCGCACCACCGGAGCAGGTGATAGCTGGCGATGCGGGCTCTGAACTGAATAGTGGCAGTGCCGATCTGATTATTTGCAACCCACCGTTCCACCAGGGGTTTCAGGTGGAGGGCGATCTTACCGATCGATTTCTGCAACAGGCAGCAAGAATCCTCGCGGCCAACGGAAAGGCGCTGTTTGTAGTGAACGAGTTTATTCCACTAGGAAAAAAAGCCCAGCCATACTTCAAGCGCGCAACGGTACTTCTCAGGGAAAAGGGGTTCTGCGTTTATCGGCTGGAAAAATAG